The genomic DNA GCGTGCCGAAACAGAAGGCCGAGCAGGTCGTCGATTCGCTTTTTGAAGCGATGAAGGATGCTCTTGCGCATGGCAAGAGGATCGAGTTGCGAGGATTTGGCGTTTTTGTCGTTAAGGCCCGCAAACGCGGCGTCGGCCGCAACCCGCGAACAGGCAAAGAAGTGCCGATCCCGGCGGGCAAGACAATTCGATTCAAACCGGGCAAAGAGCTGTCGGCAAAAGCCGTTGGTTGATTTTCGTTAAGTTCTATCCGATGATTAGATCGTTGATCGCGTAATTAGCGACGTTTCGCTCGCGGTTTGCGATCTTTCTCTTTCTAACCTACCTGATGACCGATCCTGAGCAGATAGATCAACAATACTACTACGACCGGCCGGCGATGAAACCGACGGCCCGGACCTACGTTCGGCATTTTGCACTTCTTGTCATTACGTTTTTTACGTCAATGGTGGCAGGCGTAATGTTTCCTTTCGGCCCGATCAACACCTTGCCGGACGACGACCCGCAAACTGCGGCCCAGGTCCTGGAGTTCATCATTAACCTGCCCGTTAAGTATGCAGGATTGATCGGTTCGACGGTCAACGAGATAGTCACAAATCCGGCAGTTCTAAGTTACGGGCTTAAATTTTCGCTATCTTTGATCTTCATACTCTTTTGCCATGAGATGGGGCATTACATCGCTTGCCGACTTTATAGGGTCGACGCGACGTTGCCGTTCTTTATCCCGACGCCGCCGCTCATTGGGCCCGCCGGGACCTTTGGGGCGTTTATCAAAATAATGTCTCCGATGCCGTCGCGACGAGCGGTCTTTGACATTGGCGTCGCCGGGCCGATCGCAGGATTTATCGCGCTAATTCCGATAGCATTGACGGGAGTCGCTACCATGGAGATCGCTACTCCGGCGCAGGTCGCAAGTTCTCAGGGCGGGTTGATCTTTTCGGATCCGATCTTTATGCGAATGGTCGCGTATTTGTTCGGTGTAGACCTCAATTTTGGGATCGGGAATGCCTTTTATTTCGCCGCGTGGGTTGGTCTGCTGGTCACTGCACTTAATCTAATTCCGTCGGGGCAACTCGACGGCGGGCATGCGATCTATGCGGTATTTGGCAAGTCCGTGCATAAGTGGACAGGCCGGATCGCGTTTCCAGTCATGGCGATACTTTCTATCTTCGGGATGTATTTTTTTAATAGCCCAAGCGGCTTCCTGATAGCGATCATTCTTGCGGTAATGATGCGTGTCGGCCACCCCGAACCGCTGGATCAATCACCGCTCGACGCAAAACGCAAGGTCATCGCGTTTGCGACGCTAGTGATTTTTGCACTGTGCTTCGTGCCGTTTCCGATCAGGATCAGTTAAGAATTATTTGCCGCGAAAAAGCACAAAAACGCAATAAAGAGGAAGCCGTCAATTGAGTCGGTTTCCTCTTTTCGATTCCTACCTTGCGCGATCTGTGTCCTCTCGCGGCAAATTTTTCCTATGTTACGGATGCAGGCAGCAAGCCCTTTATTTCCTTGACCATTTTCTCGACATCTTCCTGGCCGTCGAGGGCGATCATGAAGAAATCGTAGCTTGTTTTGAAACAGACCATGCCGTTGCCAAAGAACCAGACGCCCTCAAGCAGCGGGTTGCCGCCGATGATCGAGCCGATCGGGAAACCCGTAACTGCGGCAGGATTGAGTACATTTGTCATCATTACGGCGCCTGACGCAAATGAAAATGCACCAAGCAGCGGTGCTCCAATGCGTTTGGCGATGTCGCGTTCGAAGGCGATGCGTTCGGCGTCGGCGTCGGAAAGCTGGCCTTTGGCGATCATGTCCTCGCGGCGTTTAAGATAGCCGTCGAACTGTTCAGCAAGCTTCTTGACCGACCATGTCGGTATTGCCGAATTGAGCAGCCAATGCGAACTGATACCTGTGAATACCACACCGAGCCCGGCTCCGATCGCCATCGAAACGCCTGTCGTCGCGGCCCTCACCGGGTCTTCTGCCGCCCAATCAACTGCTTTTTTGGCCGATCTTACACCTGCGTCCAGGGTCGATGTGACCGACGAGCCAAAACCGACCACCTTGGCGACACGTTTTGTATTCGTGCTTGCAGCGTCATACGCGTCGTCGAAAATATCACCGGCTTTGTCGACTACCTCTACGACGGCCGTTCCGGCCTTGTGACCGGCGTCAACGGCGACATCCCGGACCGGCTCACTTACGCTCCACGCTGATCTGGCAGTATCGGTAGCGGTATTGATAACGTCACCGGCGACCTTGACGGCCTGCTTTCCGACCTCAGTTTTCTCTGCCTCGGTCTTAACGTATTCAGCGCCCTTTTGGGCCGTATCATAGACAACACGGGCTCCGCCCTCGATCTTTTCCTTCAGGCCAAGCTGAGAATCGATCTCCTCAAGCTTTTCGGTCGCTTTCTTTTGCCAGCGGTCAAATTTCTCTTTGTAGTCGCTCATAACGGTTTCCTTTTTACTGCAAACTCACTTATCAAATACGTTCTGCCAGTTGTGATAGTTCGCTCATAATCATCAAGGCTATCATTACACCGATGAGCGGCCGATTCAATAGATTTTTGCGATAAATTTGGTATTCTTACTTCTCATATGCCACAAGTTAAATGCCCCAATTGCGGTAAGGAAGTAGAATTCAGCGGTAACGAATTTAGGCCGTTTTGCTCTGAACGTTGCAAGCTCCTGGATTTTGGAGCATGGGCTGACGGTGATTACAGTCTCCCGGCGGAAACCGCCGATCTTTCGGACGAAGACATAGACGCGATCGAAAAAGCGTTTGAGGAAAGTGAACAGGTATGATCAACTCTGGCGTTCTATTGGATGTTGCCTCGCCGCTGGGCGGCGGGATCGGTGCGATAGCCGGTGTAGTGTTTCTGCTGATCT from Acidobacteriota bacterium includes the following:
- a CDS encoding integration host factor subunit beta → MIKLDIVNLVAERTGVPKQKAEQVVDSLFEAMKDALAHGKRIELRGFGVFVVKARKRGVGRNPRTGKEVPIPAGKTIRFKPGKELSAKAVG
- a CDS encoding site-2 protease family protein; the encoded protein is MTDPEQIDQQYYYDRPAMKPTARTYVRHFALLVITFFTSMVAGVMFPFGPINTLPDDDPQTAAQVLEFIINLPVKYAGLIGSTVNEIVTNPAVLSYGLKFSLSLIFILFCHEMGHYIACRLYRVDATLPFFIPTPPLIGPAGTFGAFIKIMSPMPSRRAVFDIGVAGPIAGFIALIPIALTGVATMEIATPAQVASSQGGLIFSDPIFMRMVAYLFGVDLNFGIGNAFYFAAWVGLLVTALNLIPSGQLDGGHAIYAVFGKSVHKWTGRIAFPVMAILSIFGMYFFNSPSGFLIAIILAVMMRVGHPEPLDQSPLDAKRKVIAFATLVIFALCFVPFPIRIS
- a CDS encoding DNA gyrase inhibitor YacG, producing MPQVKCPNCGKEVEFSGNEFRPFCSERCKLLDFGAWADGDYSLPAETADLSDEDIDAIEKAFEESEQV